In the genome of Methanophagales archaeon, the window GCAAAAGCTCCACTATTTTCGTTTAGGAATTCCACCAATCCCATTATTTTCACCCTCTATTCCTAATCTTGGTGCATCGGGCATTTCACTTAACGTTCTGCGGATAAAAGAAGTTGCCGAAGGCAATTTGGGCGAAGCGTAGCAAAACCTTTTATTAGATGATGTGCGGAGTCCATATTATCAATAGCCTCCAAAGAATCTTATAAAATCAATAAACCAATGAAATGTAATAGCAGTCTCTAAATTTCGTTTATATTGTAAAAATGCCATCGGCAATCCAAATAAAAAACTGGTAGATATTAGCATAAATAGAGCACCTGGTATATTATGTATCCATAATTCTGGAAAGTGAATTAAACTGTGTGGAACTATACCAAAGAAAAAACTAATTATAACTGAGTATTTCCTCTCAACCTTCCCTTCCAATAAATAAAATATGAAATTCATAGTAAAAAACCTAAATATAATCTCTTCAGAGATTCCTGGTGCTAAAGCTAAAAAACCTGCACTAAATATGTTTGTCCATTCAGCCTCACCTAAAGTCAGTCTAAAATAGATGTAATTTATTAATGCAAAAGGTAATGCAACTATAAGACCTATTAAAAATGACTTAAATAATGATTTGTGCTTCTGTAATATGAGTAATGACTTGTTTCTATTACTTCCACCCGATAATAAACTACCTCCAAGAAATGCAACAAATGTCACGATAGAGTTAGTTACTACTGTGAATATGTCTGTTTGTTGAATAAAACTAAAATAACTTACACCCGATAACAATATTCCAAGCGCAATATATCTTAAACTCAACCACTTAAATTTCTTATAAATTACTATTAAAGCAAGACAAAATATATAATATTCTGTCCATGTCCAAGCTCTATATGTAAACCCAGAATCCTGTTTACTTAGTGTATGGACAATTGAAATTATGTATATTAAAACAAATATGGTGAACAAAAGTATGGTGTATATAAAATACTTCTTGAAATTATTATTCACATCTTTATTTAAAACAACGTTTCTCATTATATCTTGATTCCTCTCTTTCTTTTTCTTTAATCAATATTCCAATTACCATCACATTAGCATGGCATCTAACGTTCTGCGGATAAAAGAAGTTGCCGAAGGCAATTTGGGCGAAGCACAGCGAAGCCTTTTATCCGCTGTTATATGACCCGAAGGGTAAGGTTGCAAAGCAACCATAGAGTACCGAACCCCGTCTAATATTTTCATTTTGGCTTACTATACCACTCTTTTTTTCCTTTAAGGAATTCATCCACTCCTTTTTTCTTAATTTTCCTTAGATTTCTTATATGGGCATCCCCGTGATTCGGCTTTAAAAAGTCCAGTTTCTCGCATGTTTCAAATTCATCGCACTCCCAGCACCCCTCAAATCCTCTCTTCTAGCAACATTTCCTTATCTTGCAGAAAGGCGGACCTCCACCACCTCTGCAAGCGTTCTTGCATCGCATTTTTACTAATGCGCCCAGCACTTCATAGCACACACTGTAGTTCTTATATACGGCAAAGAACGGCATTGTAGCCGGGTATTCCGCTGTCTTGTCAAATTTTGTCTTCTCTTAATTCTTTTCTGAGATCCCTTGCCAAATCTGCCGCCTTTTGCCTGTATCCAATACAATCCCAACAATAAAGACCACAGTATGCGATTAGGTCCTTGTCTTCTTTATTATTCATTTCTTGACCTCCATAAATGATATACTTTGAATCTCTTTAATATTTTTATTTCCAAAGGCGGGGTTCGGAATTTCATATAACGTTTCGCGGTTATGCAAAGTCCGTAAGGGTTTGGGTGAGCGTAAGCGAACCGCAAACACACTGTTAGGCGAAGGCACTACTTATCTACCTTTTTTGGAAATAGCTCGTTCTATCATCTTTTCTAACTTTCTATGGAATTCCTCATCTATAATTTTTCCCCCAGATTCTTCATATTCAATCCAAGTTTGTCCAGAGATATCTGTTGGTGGTTTAGGACTGTTTTTCTCTCTTAGAGGTAATACGCGTACTCCCCAAGTTAGTGCTACTCCTAATTCTATCATTACATTTGGATTTTGGTCCGAGACTTCAAAAACAGCAATGTCAGAACCTATTATACTTCTTGCGATGGTATTGAATAAATGTTCTCCGTATCCTGCTGTTAATTTTTCAAATTGCAGTGTAATTTTTTCCTTAGACGGTTTCTCGCTATACGTCTCAACTGCTTTCTGAAAATATTTCTTAATATTACTTATCAACTGATCGGTATTGTAATATTCTGATTTATACTGTAATCCAAACACTACATTTAATGTACTTCTATCCTCTCTCCTCAAAGATACGAATTCCCAGTCATCATCGGTAAAACCATAGGGAGAACCTACAGGATTAACGGGTCTCTCTGGGAGCAATTTTTTCTCTTTTTCCACTTCGTCTGTTCTTTTCTTCATTTCGTGGTATAAGTATCTACCCCGAGAATTAACCGTTATAGCACCAAAATTATAGGGAGCAGTTCCTAACCATTTAATAACCTCCACAGATCCCAAATCTTCCAAATAATCTACAGCATCATTTATATCTTCTGGACTTAAGCCTGTCATCTGCTCTATTTGTTTCCCCTGAGCTTCTTTTACTTCTCTTTCTATCAAAGTCGTCAAAATTTTAACCGCGTTTTCTTTAATAGGATTCATCTAATACCTCCTCCTTTGTGCTTTCGCCTAACTTCGGTATATCCGCATTACTGCGTAAATAACTCCTATTTGGTATTATATCCGCAATATTGCGTATATACATCCCTCAAGATGAAACTCCCATCTCCTCGTTTTTTCTTCCTTTCTTCCTTTTGCGCCCCCTCCATTCTCTTTCTCAAACAACCTGTCCAAAGGACTTTTAATCTTACCTATATCCTTGTTACTAACATGCGTATAAGTAAGTATGAGTAAGTATAACAATTATTGCATGACCCAGAATACCTTACCCTCTTGCTCTACACTCCTCAGCTTACCTTGAGACTCCATATTCGCCAGAACCTCACGCAAGAGGTGATAAGGTATATATAAATCATATCCATCCTTCATTGCACTCCGTATCTCTTCCAGATCCGCTTTACCTTTACCTTTACCTTTACCTTCACCTTTACTGGTTCTCTTTTCCATCAGCTTCTCCACCAGTTCCATCACATCCTCATACACGCTCCACGGATAGATAATCCAGCGCCATTCGGTCATGAGCTCGCCATAGAAATCAGGCATAAAAGACGAGGAAGTTTTATGCTGCATGGTTGCGGTCTTCACATCTGAGGGCTCAAACGATCTCACATATTCAAGTGCGAATTTTATACTGTCCCCGGTATCGGTCACGTCATCGGCGATTAATACTCTCCTGCCTTTCAATTTCTTCTGCGCTGCGCTATCAAGTCCAAATTTAAGCTCCGCAGCACCCGTAACAGTGGCTGTAACACCCCAGTGTTCCATCTTCAAGCTGAACAGGTCCTTGACCATGAAGAAGTCGCACAGTACCCGTGCCAAATACCAGCCACCCCGCGCTATTCCCACAATCACTTCCGGCATGAATCCCGCCGCTTTTATTCGCTCGCTTACATCCCTGCAGAGGTTATATGCATAATCCCAGTCAACAACCAGGCATGTGAACTTATCCTTCATCTTTCTTACCCATACTTCTTAAACTAATAAAACATTTACGGTATGAATATGGGAGACATGGAAGAAGAGCGGGAACTGGATAAATTGGTAGAGGAGCGGGAGAATGAACTTATAGAGTATCTCAGTGAGCTGGTGAAGATACCCACGTTCGTACCTCCAGGTGAGAATTACGGAGAAATTATAGATTGGCTCATACCCAAATTCAATGATATGGGGTTTCGATGTGAGAGGATAGAGCTACCACAGGATGTTGTGCATAGAATACAGGATGATACAGAGGGACTGAGTGGCGAGCGAGCGAATCTTCTTGCAGTCAAGAGTTCAGATTCGGATTCAGGTTCGGGTTCGGGTTCAAGTTCAGGAGCGAAGGAAACCCTCGATATATATACGCATCTTGATGTCGTGCCAGCAGGCGAGGGATGGAGCACACCACCGTTCCTCACGGTACGTAAAGGCAACAGGATATATGGACGCGGTGTTGCTGACTCAAAGGGCAGTGTCGCCGCTCTTTTAATAGCATTGAGCATAATGGAAGAGCTTGACCTTCACAGCAGGTATAATATACGCGTGGCATTGACCACAGATGAGGAGATAGGTTTATACTCCGGTTTATGCTATTTCGCAGATGAAGGGCTACTGAAAGGCGATTATCTACTCTGTATGGATGGGGATAACGAAGGCATCTGTATAGCAACGAACGGAGTGATGAACTGGGAGATAAGAGTGAATGGTAAATCGTGCCATAGCTCCACACCCTTTTTGGGTGTGAATGCGATAGAAAGAGCGAAACTGGTGATTGACGAGTTAGAGCGGTTGAAAGAGCGAGTGGAGAGTCGCGAATCGGAAGTCCCCTGTAGCCCCTTTATGACACAGATAACAGGGCAGAAGCATATAAAACCGGTCTTTAACCTCACAATGATCTCCGGTGGTGTAAAGGAGAATATTATTCCTCCAAGTTGCACATTACGGGGCGACCGGCGGTATATACCGGAGGAGAATGAGACGGAGGTGGTGAAAGAGCTTGAAGAGGTTCTGCAGCGACTGAAATTGGAGCATGAGCTTGATTTTGAACTTCAATGTCATCCTGGATTTCCACCTATGTACACCAGTCCAGATACAGATTGGGTGAAGGAGGTTCAGGTTGCTGCTTCAACTGCCTTTGGCAGTCATAAACCGATAACAGGTGTGCAGGGCGGTCTGGATGTTGCTTATGCAGTCCAGAAGACTAAGCAGCCGGTATGTGCATTTGGTGTTGGCAGTTCTATGGAGAGCAATGCGCATGGCGCGGATGAGAATATCAGAATAGAAGACTTGAGGAATTACGTTAAGTTCCTGGTGACGCTGTTGCACGCGCGAGCGCGAGAATGAAGTTATACAGGTTTCCCGGTAGTGGTGGTAGTGGCGGTGCGAGTAAACTCTTCGTTGGAGGGTTGCATGGCAATGAGGGCTTATACACTGCTCCTATCTTGGAAACGCTGGCATCAGAGGCAGAAGCAGAATTAGAATCTGAAGTAGAAGTAGATAGTAATGATAATAATGGTGATGTAATAATTGTCCCTTCGCTCACCATGAGTGGCAGATACATAGGTGTCCTATCAAAAGAGTATTACCGGAGCAGGGAGGGCATGATACTTACAGGGCTCATAAAGCGGTACAAACCTTCTT includes:
- a CDS encoding phosphoribosyltransferase, with protein sequence MKDKFTCLVVDWDYAYNLCRDVSERIKAAGFMPEVIVGIARGGWYLARVLCDFFMVKDLFSLKMEHWGVTATVTGAAELKFGLDSAAQKKLKGRRVLIADDVTDTGDSIKFALEYVRSFEPSDVKTATMQHKTSSSFMPDFYGELMTEWRWIIYPWSVYEDVMELVEKLMEKRTSKGEGKGKGKGKADLEEIRSAMKDGYDLYIPYHLLREVLANMESQGKLRSVEQEGKVFWVMQ
- a CDS encoding ArgE/DapE family deacylase — protein: MEEERELDKLVEERENELIEYLSELVKIPTFVPPGENYGEIIDWLIPKFNDMGFRCERIELPQDVVHRIQDDTEGLSGERANLLAVKSSDSDSGSGSGSSSGAKETLDIYTHLDVVPAGEGWSTPPFLTVRKGNRIYGRGVADSKGSVAALLIALSIMEELDLHSRYNIRVALTTDEEIGLYSGLCYFADEGLLKGDYLLCMDGDNEGICIATNGVMNWEIRVNGKSCHSSTPFLGVNAIERAKLVIDELERLKERVESRESEVPCSPFMTQITGQKHIKPVFNLTMISGGVKENIIPPSCTLRGDRRYIPEENETEVVKELEEVLQRLKLEHELDFELQCHPGFPPMYTSPDTDWVKEVQVAASTAFGSHKPITGVQGGLDVAYAVQKTKQPVCAFGVGSSMESNAHGADENIRIEDLRNYVKFLVTLLHARARE